Proteins encoded together in one Benincasa hispida cultivar B227 chromosome 1, ASM972705v1, whole genome shotgun sequence window:
- the LOC120085407 gene encoding pentatricopeptide repeat-containing protein At3g03580, producing MTPPKFCSNFNSSPETSQEFIRSSLLKALSSAKNTSQLRTVHSLIITSGLALSVIFSGKLISKYAQLKDPISSVSVFRTVSPTHNVYQWNSIIRALTHNGLFTQALGYYTKMREKKLQPDAFTFPSVINSCGRLLDLKTGRIVHEHIVEMGFESDLYIGNALIDMYSRSVDLDNARNVFEEMSDRDRVSWNSLISGYCCNGFWEEALDMYHKSRMTGMVPDCFTMSSVLLSCGSLMAIKEGVTVHGAIEKIGIGGDVIIGNGLLSMYFKFERPREAGRVFSEMAVKDSVTWNTMICGYSQLGRHEESVKLFMEMIDEFTPDVLTITSTIRACGHLGDLQVGKFVHKYLIGSGYECDTIACNILIDMYAKCGDLLAAQEVFDSTKCKDSVTWNSIINGYTQSGYYKEGVEKFKMMKMESKPDSVTFVLLLSIFSQLAEINQGRGIHCDVIKFGFDAELIIGNSLLDMYAKCGGMNDLLKMFSYMRAHDIISWNTLIASSVHFDDCNVGFRAINEMRTEGLVPDEATVLGILPMSSLLAVRQQGKEIHGCIFKLGFESHVPIGNALIEMYSKCGSLENCSKVFDYMKEKDVVTWTALISAFGMYGEGKKALKAFQDMESSGVFPDSVAFIAVIFACSHSGMVKEGLTFFDRMKTDYNIEPRMEHYACVVDLLARSGLLAQAEEFILSMPLKPDASLWGALLSACRASGHTNIAQRVSKQILQLNSDDTGYYVLVSNIYSTLGKWDQVRMVRNSMKTKGLKKEPGSSWIEIQKRIYVFRTGDKSFEQYDKVKDLLEYLVGLMAKEGYVADLQFALHDVEEDDKRDMLCGHSERLAIAFGLLNTKPGSPLLVMKNLRACGDCHTVTKYITKIMQREILVRDANRFHLFKNGTCSCGDHW from the coding sequence ATGACACCCCCAAAATTCTGTTCCAACTTCAACAGTTCACCGGAAACTTCACAAGAATTTATTCGTTCTTCACTACTGAAAGCTCTTTCTTCAGCCAAAAACACCTCACAGCTACGCACGGTTCATTCCTTGATCATCACTTCAGGATTGGCCCTCTCCGTCATCTTTTCCGGCAAACTCATAAGCAAATACGCCCAGCTTAAAGACCCAATTTCTTCTGTTTCAGTTTTTCGCACTGTTTCTCCAACTCACAATGTCTATCAATGGAATTCAATTATACGTGCTCTCACTCACAATGGTCTCTTCACACAAGCACTTGGATATTACACAAAGATGCGTGAAAAAAAGCTCCAACCCGATGCTTTTACCTTTCCTTCTGTTATCAATTCATGTGGCCGGCTTTTGGACTTGAAAACGGGTCGCATAGTTCATGAACATATTGTGGAAATGGGGTTTGAATCGGATTTATATATTGGCAACGCATTGATCGATATGTATTCAAGATCTGTGGATCTTGATAATGCACGTAATGTGTTTGAGGAAATGTCTGACCGAGACAGAGTATCATGGAATAGTTTAATTTCTGGGTATTGTTGTAATGGGTTTTGGGAGGAGGCTCTGGACATGTATCATAAGTCCAGAATGACCGGGATGGTACCTGATTGTTTCACCATGTCCAGCGTTTTACTCTCTTGTGGAAGCTTAATGGCTATTAAAGAAGGTGTGACTGTTCATGGGGCGATTGAGAAGATTGGAATTGGTGGGGATGTTATTATAGGCAATGGACTTCTTTCCATGTACTTCAAGTTTGAGAGACCAAGAGAAGCAGGTCGGGTTTTTTCCGAGATGGCTGTGAAGGACTCAGTTACTTGGAATACCATGATTTGTGGGTACTCCCAACTGGGGCGGCATGAAGAATCTGTCAAGTTATTTATGGAGATGATAGATGAATTCACTCCAGATGTGTTGACAATTACATCAACCATTCGCGCTTGTGGACACTTGGGAGATCTGCAGGTTGGAAAGTTTGTTCATAAGTACTTAATTGGGAGCGGGTATGAATGTGATACTATAGCATGTAATATCCTTATAGATATGTATGCAAAGTGTGGGGATCTTTTGGCTGCACAGGAAGTCTTTGACTCAACAAAATGCAAAGATTCTGTGACATGGAACTCAATAATTAACGGTTACACTCAAAGTGGCTATTATAAAGAGGGGGTGGAAAAATTTAAGATGATGAAAATGGAAAGCAAACCAGATTCTGTCACTTTTGTTCTGCTCCTATCAATATTTTCTCAGTTAGCTGAGATAAATCAGGGGAGAGGAATCCATTGTGATGTGATAAAATTTGGATTTGATGCTGAACTTATCATTGGCAATTCTCTTCTGGATATGTATGCTAAATGTGGTGGAATGAATGACTTATTGAAGATGTTTTCTTACATGAGAGCTCATGACATTATATCATGGAATACGCTTATTGCTTCAAGTGTTCATTTTGATGATTGCAATGTAGGATTTCGGGCGATTAACGAAATGAGGACCGAAGGGTTGGTGCCAGATGAGGCCACAGTACTAGGTATCTTGCCCATGTCTTCTTTGCTTGCAGTTCGGCAACAAGGGAAAGAGATCCATGGCTGTATTTTCAAGTTAGGATTTGAATCTCACGTCCCAATTGGGAATGCCCTAATTGAAATGTACTCCAAATGTGGTAGTTTAGAAAACTGTTCTAAAGTTTTCGACTatatgaaagaaaaagatgTAGTGACATGGACTGCATTGATCTCTGCATTTGGAATGTATGGAGAGGGCAAGAAAGCATTAAAAGCATTTCAGGATATGGAGTCAAGTGGTGTTTTTCCTGATTCTGTTGCCTTCATTGCCGTCATTTTTGCCTGTAGTCATTCTGGAATGGTCAAAGAGGGCCTCACATTCTTTGATCGAATGAAAACAGACTACAATATTGAGCCTAGAATGGAACATTATGCTTGTGTTGTTGATCTTCTGGCCCGATCTGGCTTACTAGCTCAAGCAGAGGAGTTTATTTTGTCAATGCCATTGAAACCAGATGCAAGTTTGTGGGGAGCTTTACTTAGTGCCTGTCGAGCAAGCGGGCACACAAATATCGCCCAACGTGTATCAAAGCAAATTCTTCAGTTGAATTCAGACGATACTGGATATTATGTGCTtgtatcaaatatttattctacGTTAGGGAAGTGGGATCAGGTGAGAATGGTTAGAAATTCCATGAAAACAAAAGGGCTCAAGAAAGAACCTGGAAGTAGCTGGAtcgagattcagaaaaggattTATGTGTTTAGGACCGGTGATAAATCATTTGAACAGTATGACAAGGTCAAAGATTTACTCGAATACCTTGTGGGGTTAATGGCCAAGGAAGGTTATGTTGCAGACCTGCAATTTGCTTTGCATGACGTCGAGGAAGATGATAAGAGAGACATGCTATGTGGGCACAGTGAAAGACTTGCAATAGCCTTCGGATTGTTAAATACAAAACCAGGGAGCCCTTTGCTGGTAATGAAAAACCTTCGAGCATGTGGAGATTGTCATACTGTAACTAAATACATAACTAAGATAATGCAAAGAGAAATTCTAGTGAGAGATGCCAATCGCTTTCATCTATTCAAGAATGGAACCTGTAGTTGTGGAGACCACTGGtga
- the LOC120085413 gene encoding probable glutathione S-transferase has product MEEELKLFRTWSSPFTLRIVWALKLKGLEYDTVYEDLANKSPLLLEYNPIHKKVPVLVHGGKPIAESLVILEYIDEVWKQNPLLPQDPYQRAVARFWAKFGDDKVLESIKKVFMNQGKVREEGVEEALENLKHLEEELKGKRFFGGETIGFVDIAVGWLANLASVLEEVIGIELITEERFPLLSKWIKEFAAAPIIDENWPPRDKLITKYQAMHQTFINKQA; this is encoded by the exons atggaagaagagcTGAAGCTGTTCAGAACATGGTCGAGTCCGTTTACTTTGAGAATAGTATGGGCGTTAAAATTGAAAGGGTTAGAATACGACACCGTTTACGAAGATCTGGCGAACAAGAGCCCCTTGCTTTTGGAGTACAATCCGATCCACAAGAAGGTTCCGGTGCTCGTCCATGGCGGAAAGCCAATCGCCGAATCACTCGTTATTCTTGAATACATCGACGAAGTATGGAAGCAAAATCCATTGCTGCCTCAGGATCCTTACCAGAGAGCCGTTGCTCGCTTTTGGGCTAAATTTGGGGATGACAAG GTTTTGGAATCTATAAAGAAAGTGTTTATGAACCAAGGGAAAGTGAGAGAGGAAGGTGTGGAAGAAGCCTTGGAGAATTTGAAGCATTTGGAAGAAGAGTTAAAAGGAAAGAGATTCTTTGGAGGAGAGACTATAGGGTTTGTAGATATTGCAGTTGGGTGGCTTGCAAACTTAGCAAGTGTATTGGAGGAAGTTATTGGAATTGAACTAATAACTGAAGAAAGGTTTCCCCTCTTGTCCAAATGGATAAAGGAATTTGCTGCTGCTCCAATCATCGATGAAAACTGGCCACCTAGAGACAAGCTTATCACTAAGTACCAAGCAATGCAtcaaactttcataaataaacaAGCATGA